One stretch of Streptomyces hygroscopicus DNA includes these proteins:
- a CDS encoding DNA lyase: protein MPELPEVEALTAILAERAAGREIARVLPVAVSVLKTYDPPLSALEGHTITAAARHGKFLDLATDGPHLVVHLAKAGWLRWRDGLPEAPPRPGKGPLALRLLLAGPERSGFDLTEAGTRKGLAVYVVRDPREVPGVARLGPDPLDDSFTLEAFAGLLRGVRHRIKGVLRDQSVIAGIGNAYSDEILHAARMSPYRLASDLTEEEIAWVYEAMGATLRSAVERSRGLAATDLKGEKRGGMRVHGRTGQPCPVCGDTVREVSFRDSSLQYCPTCQTGGKPLADRRLSRLLK, encoded by the coding sequence ATGCCGGAGCTGCCCGAGGTGGAGGCCCTCACCGCGATCCTGGCCGAGCGCGCCGCCGGCCGGGAGATCGCCCGCGTCCTCCCCGTCGCGGTGAGCGTCCTGAAGACCTACGACCCGCCGCTGAGCGCGCTCGAAGGCCACACCATCACGGCGGCGGCCCGCCACGGCAAGTTCCTCGACCTGGCCACCGACGGCCCCCATCTGGTCGTCCACCTCGCCAAGGCGGGCTGGCTGCGCTGGCGGGACGGACTCCCCGAGGCCCCGCCCCGCCCCGGCAAGGGCCCGCTCGCGCTGCGGCTGCTCCTGGCCGGTCCGGAGCGCTCCGGGTTCGACCTCACCGAGGCCGGGACGCGCAAGGGGCTCGCGGTGTACGTGGTCCGCGACCCGCGGGAGGTCCCCGGGGTCGCCCGGCTGGGCCCGGACCCGCTCGACGACTCCTTCACCCTGGAGGCGTTCGCCGGGCTGCTGCGCGGCGTACGCCACCGGATCAAGGGGGTGCTGCGCGACCAGAGCGTCATCGCCGGGATCGGCAACGCCTACTCCGACGAGATCCTGCACGCCGCCCGGATGTCGCCCTACCGGCTCGCCTCGGACCTCACCGAAGAGGAGATCGCCTGGGTGTACGAGGCGATGGGCGCCACGCTGCGCTCCGCCGTCGAGCGCTCCCGCGGTCTGGCCGCCACCGACCTCAAGGGGGAGAAGCGCGGCGGCATGCGGGTGCACGGCCGTACCGGGCAGCCGTGCCCGGTGTGCGGGGACACCGTCCGCGAGGTGTCCTTCCGCGACTCCTCGCTGCAGTACTGCCCCACCTGCCAGACCGGCGGCAAGCCGCTCGCCGACCGGCGGCTGTCCCGGCTGCTCAAGTAG
- a CDS encoding NDP-hexose 2,3-dehydratase translates to MVKTLQERLVRSAATVDSSVTLLADFQRWFRERVDADESRVEIIPFEKLRGWDFAPDTHNLVHETGRFFSVEGIRVRMPGAPVEEWRQPILHQPEIGILGILVKDFDGVPHFLMQAKMEPGNHGGLQLSPTVQATRSNYTRVHKGRAVPYVEYFQRADRHRVLADVRQSEQGSWFFHKRNRNMLVEVAPETDVEVRDGFRWLTLGQLHHLLAVEDLVNMDARSVLACLPHSPLDPEETFPALKAHSRHRDADILSWITGLRTEREVFTERIPLRETAGWHRSAHRISHESGRFFSVMAVDVTAGGREVGGWTQPMIEPHGPGVAAFLLAYADQVPHVLVQARAEPGYTDVVELAPTVQCTPRNYTHLPEGATPPFLREVVEAPAGRVRFDTVLSEEGGRFFHAFNRYLVVETEMSAVPEEPSHYRWMAVRQLLDLIRHSHYVNVEARTLIACLHSLAV, encoded by the coding sequence GTGGTGAAAACGCTCCAGGAGCGGCTGGTCCGCTCGGCCGCCACCGTCGACAGCTCGGTGACCCTGCTCGCCGACTTCCAGCGCTGGTTCCGGGAGCGCGTCGACGCCGACGAGTCCCGGGTCGAGATCATTCCGTTCGAGAAGCTGCGCGGCTGGGACTTCGCGCCGGACACCCACAACCTCGTCCATGAGACCGGCCGGTTCTTCAGCGTCGAGGGCATCCGGGTACGGATGCCCGGGGCGCCGGTGGAGGAGTGGCGCCAGCCGATCCTCCACCAGCCGGAGATCGGCATCCTCGGCATCCTGGTCAAGGACTTCGACGGCGTACCGCACTTCCTGATGCAGGCCAAGATGGAGCCGGGCAACCACGGCGGGCTGCAGCTCTCGCCCACCGTCCAGGCGACCCGCAGCAACTACACCCGGGTGCACAAGGGCCGGGCCGTGCCGTATGTGGAGTACTTCCAGCGGGCGGACCGGCACCGGGTGCTCGCCGACGTCCGCCAGTCGGAGCAGGGCAGCTGGTTCTTCCACAAGCGCAACCGCAACATGCTGGTCGAGGTCGCACCGGAGACGGACGTCGAGGTGCGCGACGGCTTCCGCTGGCTGACGCTGGGCCAGCTGCACCATCTGCTGGCGGTGGAGGACCTGGTGAACATGGACGCGCGCAGCGTCCTGGCCTGTCTGCCGCACTCCCCGCTGGACCCCGAGGAGACCTTCCCGGCCCTCAAGGCCCACAGCCGCCACCGCGACGCGGACATCCTGAGCTGGATCACCGGGCTGCGCACCGAGCGCGAGGTGTTCACCGAGCGGATACCACTGCGGGAGACGGCCGGCTGGCACCGCAGCGCCCATCGGATCTCCCATGAGAGCGGGCGCTTCTTCAGCGTGATGGCCGTGGACGTGACCGCGGGCGGCCGTGAGGTGGGCGGCTGGACCCAGCCCATGATCGAGCCCCATGGCCCGGGCGTGGCGGCCTTTTTGCTGGCCTACGCCGACCAGGTGCCGCATGTGCTGGTGCAGGCCCGCGCCGAACCCGGCTACACGGATGTGGTGGAACTGGCCCCCACCGTGCAGTGCACCCCGCGCAACTACACCCACCTGCCCGAGGGGGCCACCCCGCCGTTCCTCCGGGAGGTGGTGGAGGCGCCTGCCGGCCGGGTGCGGTTCGACACCGTGCTCTCCGAGGAGGGCGGCCGTTTCTTCCACGCCTTCAACCGCTATCTCGTCGTGGAGACCGAGATGAGCGCGGTCCCCGAGGAGCCGTCGCACTACCGCTGGATGGCGGTGCGTCAGCTGCTCGACCTGATACGCCACAGCCATTACGTCAATGTCGAGGCCCGCACGCTCATCGCCTGTCTGCACTCCCTGGCGGTATAG
- a CDS encoding transketolase — translation MRHEQLSELGQQLRVDSVRAADAAGSGHPTSSMSAADLMAVLMGNHLRYDFEQPERPGNDHLIFSKGHASPLLYSVYKAAGALRDEEFITFRKRGSRLEGHPTPRLPWVDVATGSLGQGLPYGVGMALSGKRLDHLPYRVWVLCGDSEMAEGSMWEAFEHAGYERLDNLTAIIDVNRLGQRGPTRHEWDLDAYARRIRAFDWHTIEIDGHDIEAIDRAYAEALSTVGRPTAIIARTMKGRGVASVENREGMHGKPLKNPEEAIAELGGVRNLAVPVLGPPSVSPTRPFAEGPLVLPRYNTGDSVPTRDAFGEAVAAVGTARGDVVALDGEVGDSTRLEYFHKEHPERYFEFFIAEQQLVAAAVGMQARGWNPYVSTFAAFFTRAYDFIRMAAISDADLNLIGSHAGVAIGEDGPSQMGVEDLAAMRAVHGSTVLYPCDANQTAQLTAAMAAESGIRYLRTTRGGTPVIYPPTESFPIGGSKVVRATDDDQVTLIGAGVTLHEAIEAADRLAQEGIPARVIDLYSVKPVDAETLRTAAEVTGRLITVEDHHPEGGLGDAVLGAFGDGRPAPRTIRLALRTMPGSSTPDEQLRDAGIDADAIVAAARELVGRAG, via the coding sequence ATGCGACACGAACAACTCAGCGAGCTCGGCCAGCAGCTCCGTGTGGACTCGGTGCGCGCCGCCGATGCCGCCGGGTCCGGCCATCCCACGTCGTCGATGTCGGCGGCGGACCTGATGGCCGTCCTGATGGGAAACCATCTGCGTTATGACTTCGAGCAACCCGAGCGTCCGGGCAATGACCACCTGATCTTCTCCAAGGGCCATGCCTCCCCGCTGCTCTACTCGGTCTACAAGGCGGCCGGGGCCCTCCGCGACGAGGAGTTCATCACCTTCCGCAAGCGCGGCAGCAGGCTGGAGGGCCACCCCACCCCGCGGCTGCCGTGGGTGGACGTGGCCACCGGATCGCTCGGGCAGGGCCTGCCCTACGGCGTGGGCATGGCGCTGAGCGGCAAGCGGCTCGACCACCTGCCGTACCGCGTCTGGGTGCTGTGCGGCGACAGCGAGATGGCCGAGGGTTCGATGTGGGAGGCGTTCGAGCACGCGGGCTATGAGCGGCTGGACAACCTCACCGCCATCATCGATGTGAACCGGCTCGGCCAGCGCGGCCCCACCCGCCATGAATGGGACCTGGACGCCTACGCGCGGCGCATCCGCGCCTTCGACTGGCACACCATCGAGATCGACGGCCATGACATCGAGGCCATCGACCGCGCCTACGCCGAGGCGCTGTCCACCGTCGGCCGCCCCACCGCCATCATCGCCCGCACCATGAAGGGCCGCGGCGTCGCCTCGGTGGAGAACCGCGAGGGCATGCACGGCAAGCCGCTGAAGAACCCGGAGGAGGCCATCGCCGAACTCGGCGGCGTACGCAACCTGGCCGTGCCGGTGCTCGGCCCGCCCTCGGTCTCTCCCACCCGGCCCTTCGCCGAGGGCCCGCTGGTCCTGCCGCGCTACAACACCGGCGACTCGGTCCCCACCCGTGACGCGTTCGGCGAGGCGGTGGCCGCCGTCGGCACCGCCCGCGGCGATGTGGTGGCGCTCGACGGAGAGGTGGGCGACTCCACCCGCCTGGAGTACTTCCACAAGGAACACCCCGAGCGGTACTTCGAGTTCTTCATCGCCGAGCAGCAACTGGTGGCCGCCGCCGTCGGCATGCAGGCCCGCGGCTGGAATCCGTACGTCTCCACCTTCGCGGCCTTCTTCACCCGCGCCTACGACTTCATCCGGATGGCCGCCATCAGCGACGCGGACCTCAACCTCATCGGCTCCCACGCCGGGGTGGCCATCGGTGAGGACGGCCCCTCGCAGATGGGCGTGGAGGACCTGGCGGCCATGCGGGCGGTGCACGGCAGCACGGTGCTCTACCCGTGCGACGCCAACCAGACCGCCCAGCTGACCGCGGCCATGGCCGCGGAGTCCGGCATCCGCTATCTGCGCACCACCCGCGGCGGAACGCCGGTCATCTACCCGCCCACCGAGAGCTTCCCCATCGGCGGCTCCAAGGTCGTCCGCGCCACCGACGACGACCAGGTCACCCTCATCGGCGCGGGGGTCACCCTGCACGAGGCCATCGAGGCCGCCGACCGGCTCGCCCAGGAGGGCATCCCCGCCCGCGTCATCGACCTGTACTCGGTCAAGCCGGTGGACGCCGAGACGCTGCGCACCGCCGCCGAGGTGACGGGCCGGCTGATCACCGTGGAGGACCACCACCCCGAGGGCGGACTGGGCGACGCGGTGCTCGGGGCGTTCGGCGACGGCCGCCCGGCGCCCCGGACGATCCGGCTCGCACTGCGCACGATGCCGGGCTCCTCGACCCCCGACGAGCAACTGCGCGACGCGGGGATCGACGCGGACGCGATCGTCGCGGCCGCGCGCGAGCTGGTCGGCCGGGCCGGCTGA
- a CDS encoding NADH dehydrogenase: protein MSPVRIVIVGAGFAGYQAARDLSRTLRGAADIVLINPNDYFLYLPLLPEVAAGVLEPRRISVSLTGTLPHVRLVLGEVHGVDLDARRISWRDPDGRTAEMAYDRLILSVGSVNKLLPIPGVAEHAHGFRGMPEALYLRDHVTRQIEMSGTSEDPRERAARRTFVVVGAGYTGTEVAAHGVLFTDSLARENTTLRDAPRPRWLLVDIAPRVLPELDKKLSRTADRVLRKRGVEIRTRTTVKEATSEGVRLDDGEFIDTRSLIWCVGVRPDPLVEQLGLPTERGRLRVDQYLAVPGHPEVLACGDAAAVPDLTRPGQFTPMTAQHAHRQGKVAAHNVLASLGRGDPKPYKHHDLGFTVDLGGVQAAADPLHIPLSGPIANAVTRGYHLMAMPGNRVRVAADWLLDAVLPRQAVQLGVIPPWAVPLDTESPEVAQTVRAGRG, encoded by the coding sequence GTGAGCCCAGTACGCATAGTGATCGTCGGTGCCGGTTTCGCCGGTTATCAGGCCGCCCGTGACCTCTCCCGCACTCTGCGGGGTGCCGCGGACATCGTCCTGATCAACCCCAATGACTACTTCCTGTATCTGCCGCTGCTGCCCGAAGTGGCGGCCGGGGTCCTGGAGCCCCGCCGGATCTCGGTCTCTCTCACCGGCACCCTGCCGCATGTCCGGCTGGTGCTGGGCGAGGTCCACGGCGTCGACCTGGACGCCCGCCGGATCTCCTGGCGGGACCCGGACGGACGGACCGCCGAGATGGCGTACGACCGCCTCATCCTCTCCGTGGGCAGCGTCAACAAGCTGCTGCCGATTCCCGGTGTGGCCGAGCACGCCCATGGCTTCCGCGGCATGCCGGAGGCGCTCTACCTGCGCGACCACGTCACCCGGCAGATCGAGATGTCCGGCACCAGTGAGGACCCGCGGGAGCGGGCCGCCCGCCGCACCTTCGTGGTGGTCGGCGCCGGCTACACCGGCACCGAGGTGGCCGCCCACGGGGTGCTCTTCACCGACTCGCTCGCGCGCGAGAACACCACGCTGCGCGACGCGCCGCGGCCCCGCTGGCTGCTGGTCGACATCGCGCCCCGGGTGCTGCCGGAGCTGGACAAGAAGCTGTCCCGCACGGCCGACCGGGTGCTGCGCAAACGGGGCGTGGAGATCCGCACCCGTACCACGGTCAAGGAGGCCACCTCGGAGGGCGTTCGGCTGGACGACGGCGAGTTCATCGACACCCGGTCGCTGATCTGGTGTGTCGGGGTGCGCCCCGACCCGCTGGTGGAGCAGCTCGGGCTGCCGACCGAACGCGGCCGGCTGAGGGTCGACCAGTATCTGGCCGTACCCGGCCATCCGGAGGTGCTGGCCTGCGGGGACGCCGCCGCGGTACCCGATCTGACCCGGCCGGGCCAGTTCACCCCGATGACCGCACAGCACGCCCACCGGCAGGGAAAGGTCGCGGCCCACAACGTCCTGGCCTCCCTCGGGCGCGGCGACCCCAAACCGTACAAACACCATGACCTCGGGTTCACCGTCGACCTCGGCGGGGTGCAGGCCGCCGCGGACCCGCTGCACATACCGCTGTCCGGGCCGATCGCGAACGCGGTCACCCGCGGCTATCACCTGATGGCGATGCCGGGGAACCGGGTCCGGGTCGCCGCCGACTGGCTGCTCGACGCGGTGCTGCCACGTCAGGCGGTGCAGCTCGGGGTGATCCCGCCGTGGGCGGTGCCGCTGGACACCGAATCGCCCGAGGTCGCGCAGACGGTACGGGCGGGTCGCGGCTGA
- a CDS encoding FAD-dependent oxidoreductase, with amino-acid sequence MTTALIIGGGIAGTVTAMALRKAGIDAVVYETYPTDATDAGAFLVVAANGLEALRTIDAHEPVLENSFPVGRVEFISNTGKRLGNRPMSGSQDGGLGSVTLKRATLARVLREEAVRRGVRIEHGKRLLAAHTSPDGRIVGSFADGGRAVGDVLIGADGIHSLVRRSIDAAAPRPRYTGQHTVCGYTRDAETPPDPDAYTMIFGKQAFFGCTTAPDGEVWWFCNAPAEEMSKGELAGITAEEWRERLLKLFAEDNTPAADLVRATGDAIVATAAYDIVSTPAWSEEAMVIVGDAAHACAPNAAQGASMAIEDGVVLAKCLRDLRSPQSAFAAYEALRRERVEKVAAGSAGMARRTAPGPVARALRDATMPRKLDRAGNGAPDWLTGYRIDWDEPVDAQTARRRR; translated from the coding sequence ATGACCACAGCCCTGATCATCGGTGGCGGCATCGCCGGCACGGTGACCGCGATGGCCCTGCGGAAAGCCGGGATCGACGCGGTCGTCTACGAGACGTACCCCACGGACGCCACCGACGCGGGTGCGTTCCTCGTCGTCGCCGCCAACGGCCTGGAGGCATTGCGCACCATCGACGCCCATGAACCGGTGCTGGAGAACTCCTTCCCGGTCGGCCGCGTCGAGTTCATCAGCAACACCGGCAAGCGGCTCGGCAACCGGCCCATGTCCGGATCGCAGGACGGTGGCCTCGGCTCCGTCACCCTCAAACGCGCCACCCTCGCCCGGGTGCTGCGCGAGGAGGCGGTGCGCCGCGGAGTGCGCATCGAGCACGGCAAGCGGCTGCTGGCCGCACACACCAGCCCCGACGGCCGGATCGTCGGCTCCTTCGCCGACGGCGGGCGCGCCGTGGGCGATGTGCTGATCGGCGCCGACGGCATCCACTCGCTCGTCCGCAGGTCCATCGACGCGGCCGCGCCCCGGCCCCGCTACACCGGACAGCACACCGTCTGCGGCTACACCCGCGACGCCGAGACGCCCCCGGACCCGGACGCCTACACCATGATCTTCGGCAAGCAGGCGTTCTTCGGCTGCACCACCGCCCCGGACGGCGAGGTGTGGTGGTTCTGCAACGCTCCCGCCGAGGAGATGTCCAAGGGTGAGCTCGCCGGCATCACCGCCGAGGAGTGGCGGGAGCGGCTGCTGAAGCTCTTCGCCGAGGACAACACCCCCGCCGCCGACCTGGTCCGCGCCACCGGCGACGCCATCGTGGCCACCGCCGCCTACGACATCGTCTCCACCCCCGCCTGGTCCGAGGAGGCCATGGTCATCGTCGGCGATGCCGCACACGCCTGCGCGCCCAACGCCGCCCAGGGCGCGTCGATGGCCATCGAGGACGGTGTCGTGCTCGCCAAATGCCTGCGCGATCTGCGCTCGCCCCAGTCGGCCTTCGCCGCGTACGAGGCGCTGCGCCGGGAGCGGGTCGAGAAGGTCGCAGCGGGCAGCGCGGGCATGGCCCGCCGCACGGCGCCGGGACCCGTGGCGCGGGCCCTGCGCGATGCCACCATGCCGCGCAAGCTGGACCGGGCCGGCAACGGCGCCCCCGACTGGCTGACCGGCTACCGCATCGACTGGGACGAGCCGGTCGACGCGCAGACGGCCCGCCGGCGCCGCTGA
- a CDS encoding peroxidase: protein MVDTGQQSVRSEAVRGGVAARVGEAARHEATGGTRGATYEGYEAYEGGSPEAERRRFEKLTRELMRTQRARPGGADSPGAPQLLRPFRAKAALGVENARLRFRDDLPPELCVGYARPGAEYPAAVRLSSASGTERHDTTPDLRRMAVRVQAGPEETHDLLATSFPVSHAADVHEFVAFAKATAGAGSTVEKAFGLFVRLPLAVGWATADRMRRNVRIATRHTVGSLARETFWSRGAILWGPAGPVRYQLRPAPGGTAAPPPDRGDPDYLDRELAMRLSTGDIAFELCVQRYLDDRRTPVEDGSVEWREGDAPVVPVAVLTVPCQDLDSARARAAARRVELLAFNPWHTTEEFRPLGNLNRARKAAYEVAAAHRLGLRFPTAGPGPAAEPGPSCEPRPTALLPVPVRAAFGLPVRAAFGLVDRCVPWHRLPDPLGLLNPVALGRTLRRLGLLDAAPPEAPPRPDPAPAPAGERPRVARPYDGPAGDPGMARRDVAGAAVGRRLSPVRRPELIHVPHPATVSGRLLHRERFRPATSLNVLAAAWTHFQSPDWVDATSHRWDGSQVYGGAGPRLEEGHLPLGPGGVPPIGSAGAWWLGLSAMHTLFAREHEAVCEALRRTHPAMDEESVRHTARLVVSALIAKIHTVEWIPAILTTEVIDLGSKTNWQGPPAHWLSRLGLWLFEASASAGGPRGVPDHPGVPFALAEEFMTVYRTHPLVPDDVELCDHRFGRRSRSLGFDEVRGAAAEAVMRKTGLADALYSFGIARPGAITLGNYPRALRRCERDGELLDLPVADLMRARRRGVPRYNDFRARLGRARIRSFEELSPDPDTVARLEEVYASVNEIDTMVGLFAENRPEGAGFSETACHVLLLMATRRIQDDRLLTVDFRPEVYTPLGLDWVEKSSMTSVVLRHCPELAGVLPRGASPFAPWRPVVPSLS from the coding sequence ATGGTCGACACCGGACAGCAGTCCGTACGAAGCGAGGCAGTACGCGGCGGTGTGGCGGCACGCGTCGGCGAGGCGGCACGGCACGAGGCGACGGGCGGGACGCGAGGCGCGACGTACGAGGGCTATGAGGCGTACGAGGGCGGCAGCCCCGAGGCCGAGCGGCGGCGCTTCGAGAAGCTGACCCGCGAGCTGATGCGGACGCAGCGGGCACGCCCCGGCGGCGCGGACAGCCCGGGCGCCCCGCAGCTCCTGCGCCCCTTCCGGGCCAAGGCGGCGCTGGGTGTGGAGAACGCCCGGCTGCGGTTCCGTGACGACCTTCCGCCGGAGCTGTGCGTGGGATACGCCCGGCCGGGCGCCGAGTACCCGGCCGCGGTGCGGCTGTCCAGCGCGAGCGGCACCGAGCGGCATGACACCACACCCGATCTGCGCCGGATGGCGGTGCGGGTCCAGGCCGGTCCTGAGGAGACCCACGATCTGCTGGCCACCAGCTTCCCGGTGTCCCATGCCGCCGATGTACACGAGTTCGTCGCCTTCGCCAAGGCCACGGCGGGCGCGGGGAGCACCGTGGAGAAGGCGTTCGGGCTCTTCGTCCGGCTGCCGCTGGCGGTGGGCTGGGCCACCGCCGACCGGATGCGCCGCAATGTGCGGATCGCCACCCGCCATACGGTGGGCTCGCTGGCCCGCGAGACCTTCTGGAGCCGGGGCGCGATCCTGTGGGGCCCGGCCGGTCCGGTGCGGTATCAACTCCGTCCGGCGCCCGGCGGCACCGCCGCTCCCCCGCCCGACCGCGGCGACCCCGACTATCTCGACCGTGAGCTGGCGATGCGGCTGTCCACCGGCGACATCGCCTTCGAGCTGTGTGTGCAGCGCTATCTGGACGACCGCCGCACCCCGGTCGAGGACGGCTCGGTGGAGTGGCGGGAGGGCGACGCCCCGGTCGTCCCGGTCGCGGTGCTCACCGTGCCGTGCCAGGACCTGGACAGCGCCCGGGCCCGGGCCGCGGCCCGCCGGGTCGAGCTGCTGGCGTTCAATCCCTGGCACACCACCGAGGAGTTCCGTCCGCTGGGCAATCTCAACCGGGCGCGCAAGGCCGCGTACGAGGTCGCCGCGGCGCACCGCCTCGGCCTGCGCTTCCCCACCGCCGGGCCGGGCCCTGCCGCCGAGCCGGGCCCCTCCTGCGAACCGCGTCCCACCGCACTGCTGCCCGTTCCGGTGCGCGCCGCCTTCGGCCTGCCGGTGCGCGCGGCCTTCGGCCTGGTCGACCGCTGTGTGCCCTGGCATCGGCTGCCGGACCCGCTGGGGCTGCTCAACCCGGTCGCGCTGGGCCGGACGCTGCGCCGGCTCGGCCTCCTCGACGCGGCCCCGCCCGAGGCGCCGCCGCGCCCCGATCCGGCTCCCGCCCCGGCCGGGGAGAGGCCGCGGGTGGCGCGCCCGTACGACGGCCCGGCCGGCGATCCGGGCATGGCGCGAAGAGACGTGGCCGGGGCCGCCGTCGGCCGTCGTCTGTCACCGGTCCGCCGGCCCGAACTGATCCATGTGCCCCACCCCGCCACGGTCAGCGGACGGCTGCTGCACCGGGAGCGTTTCCGGCCCGCCACCTCGCTCAATGTCCTGGCGGCCGCCTGGACCCACTTCCAGTCCCCGGACTGGGTCGACGCCACCTCCCACCGGTGGGACGGCTCGCAGGTGTACGGCGGCGCCGGGCCGCGCCTGGAGGAGGGCCATCTGCCGCTGGGCCCGGGCGGGGTGCCGCCGATCGGCTCGGCCGGCGCCTGGTGGCTGGGGCTCAGCGCGATGCACACGCTCTTCGCCCGTGAGCACGAGGCGGTGTGCGAGGCGCTGCGCCGCACCCATCCGGCGATGGACGAGGAGTCGGTGCGTCACACGGCCCGGCTGGTGGTCTCCGCGCTCATCGCCAAGATCCATACGGTGGAGTGGATTCCGGCGATCCTCACCACCGAGGTGATCGACCTCGGCTCGAAGACCAACTGGCAGGGCCCGCCCGCCCATTGGCTGTCCCGGCTCGGCCTGTGGCTGTTCGAGGCGAGCGCGTCGGCGGGCGGCCCCCGCGGTGTGCCGGACCATCCCGGGGTGCCGTTCGCCCTCGCCGAGGAGTTCATGACGGTCTACCGGACGCATCCGCTGGTCCCGGACGACGTCGAGCTGTGCGACCACCGCTTCGGGCGGCGGTCGCGGTCGCTCGGCTTCGACGAGGTTCGGGGCGCGGCGGCCGAGGCGGTGATGCGCAAGACGGGGCTCGCGGACGCCCTCTACTCCTTCGGCATCGCCCGTCCGGGCGCGATCACCCTGGGCAACTACCCGCGCGCACTGCGGCGTTGTGAGCGGGACGGCGAGCTCCTCGATCTGCCGGTGGCGGATCTGATGCGGGCCCGGCGGCGGGGCGTACCGCGGTACAACGACTTCCGGGCCCGGCTGGGCAGAGCGCGGATCCGCTCCTTCGAGGAGCTGTCCCCCGATCCGGACACGGTCGCGCGGCTCGAGGAGGTCTACGCCTCGGTCAACGAGATCGACACCATGGTCGGGCTGTTCGCGGAGAACCGGCCCGAGGGGGCCGGCTTCAGCGAGACGGCGTGCCATGTCCTGCTGCTCATGGCCACCCGGCGGATTCAGGACGACCGCCTTCTGACCGTGGATTTCCGGCCCGAGGTGTACACGCCGCTGGGGCTGGACTGGGTGGAGAAGTCCAGCATGACCTCGGTGGTCCTGCGGCACTGCCCGGAGCTGGCCGGAGTGCTGCCCCGCGGGGCGAGTCCGTTCGCGCCCTGGCGGCCGGTGGTGCCGTCGCTGTCCTGA
- a CDS encoding NADPH:quinone reductase: MQDIISAVLAEDAVAADFAALNVPESYRGAVILKEESGMFEGMATKDKDPQKSLHIREVPTPEPGPGEAVIAVMASAINYNTVWSAIFEPLPTFGFLERYARTDDPGAARHDQPYHVLGSDLAGVVLRTGPGVRHWKPGDRVVAHCLSIELRSPDGHDDSMLDPEQRIWGFETNFGGLAELSLVKANQLMPMPAHLTWEEAASSGLVNSTAYRQLVSRNGAQMKQGDVTLIWGAAGGLGSYATQLAVNGGSIPVCVVSGRRKAELVRSMGAELVIDRAAEGYRFWKDATTPDPKEWKRFGARIRELTGGDDPDIVLEHPGRETFGASVYVARRGGTIVTCASTSGYRHEYDNRYLWMALKRIIGTHFANYREAWAANRLIEKGMVHPTLSKVYPLAAVGTATQDVHRNRHSGKVGVLCLAPEEGLGVRDPELRERHLPSINRFRSQD; this comes from the coding sequence ATGCAGGACATCATCAGCGCCGTGCTGGCAGAAGATGCGGTGGCCGCGGATTTCGCCGCCTTGAACGTGCCCGAGTCCTATCGGGGCGCGGTGATCCTCAAAGAGGAATCCGGGATGTTCGAGGGCATGGCCACCAAGGACAAGGACCCTCAGAAGTCGCTCCACATCCGTGAGGTGCCCACGCCCGAACCGGGCCCGGGCGAGGCGGTGATCGCGGTCATGGCCAGCGCGATCAACTACAACACCGTGTGGAGCGCCATCTTCGAGCCGCTGCCGACCTTCGGCTTCCTGGAGCGGTACGCACGGACCGACGACCCCGGAGCGGCCCGCCACGACCAGCCCTACCACGTCCTCGGCTCCGATCTGGCCGGTGTGGTGCTGCGCACCGGGCCGGGGGTGCGCCACTGGAAGCCCGGCGACCGGGTGGTGGCCCACTGCCTGTCCATCGAACTGCGCTCACCGGACGGCCACGACGACAGCATGCTCGACCCCGAGCAGCGCATCTGGGGCTTCGAGACCAACTTCGGCGGGCTCGCCGAGCTCTCGCTGGTCAAGGCCAACCAGCTGATGCCGATGCCCGCCCACCTCACCTGGGAGGAGGCCGCGTCCTCCGGCCTGGTCAACTCCACGGCGTACCGGCAGCTCGTCTCCCGCAACGGCGCCCAGATGAAACAGGGCGATGTGACCCTCATCTGGGGCGCGGCCGGTGGCCTCGGCTCGTACGCCACCCAACTGGCCGTCAACGGCGGGTCCATCCCGGTGTGCGTGGTCTCCGGGCGGCGCAAGGCCGAACTCGTCCGCTCCATGGGGGCCGAGCTGGTCATCGACCGGGCCGCGGAGGGCTATCGGTTCTGGAAGGACGCGACCACGCCCGACCCCAAGGAGTGGAAGCGCTTCGGCGCCCGGATCCGCGAACTGACCGGCGGCGACGATCCGGACATCGTCCTGGAGCACCCCGGCCGGGAGACCTTCGGCGCCAGTGTGTACGTGGCGCGGCGCGGCGGAACGATCGTCACCTGCGCCTCGACGTCCGGCTACCGCCATGAGTACGACAACCGCTATCTGTGGATGGCGCTCAAGCGGATCATCGGCACCCACTTCGCCAACTACCGGGAGGCATGGGCGGCCAACCGGCTGATCGAGAAGGGGATGGTGCACCCCACGCTCTCCAAGGTCTATCCGCTCGCCGCGGTCGGCACGGCCACCCAGGACGTGCACCGCAACCGCCACTCCGGGAAGGTCGGCGTCCTGTGCCTGGCCCCGGAGGAGGGCCTGGGGGTGCGCGATCCGGAGCTGCGCGAGCGCCATCTGCCGTCCATCAACCGCTTCCGCAGCCAGGACTGA